In one Variovorax sp. PBL-H6 genomic region, the following are encoded:
- a CDS encoding DUF7146 domain-containing protein, protein MSIHTLNPMNERRYKTFQELKAKADGDWPYILQELAPELADAMDKAPHHVSCPIHGGTDGFRLFKDYPKTGGGYCNTCGPQANGFAMVAWVRGISYKDAVREVAQLLEGEAAAPVVVRRPPPPKIPDLVDPRKAYGRIRQTWMASTTLKDTPAEKYLAARGIWLQNMPNTLRAHPRMPYYDKVAKAITGWHPCLLAPIKDSQGRIASLHRIFVSPTGGKADVPEAKKMMSACHPLPGAAIKLFQAGEVLGVAEGIETALAAHAISRMPVWACVSATLMESVEIPASVRKVVIWADLDRSGRGIKAAEKLSARLRTEGKEVEICVPQGPIPEAVKGVDWLDVMLTAGLEGYPPQWQKWSPPPEYRKAA, encoded by the coding sequence ATGAGCATTCATACCCTCAATCCAATGAACGAACGCCGATACAAAACCTTCCAAGAGCTCAAGGCGAAAGCCGACGGCGACTGGCCGTACATCCTCCAAGAGCTGGCCCCTGAACTGGCCGACGCGATGGACAAGGCGCCGCACCACGTGTCGTGCCCTATCCACGGGGGCACGGATGGTTTTCGGCTGTTCAAGGACTACCCGAAGACTGGCGGCGGCTACTGCAACACGTGCGGCCCCCAAGCGAACGGGTTCGCCATGGTCGCATGGGTGCGAGGTATCTCGTACAAGGACGCAGTCCGTGAAGTCGCCCAACTCCTGGAAGGCGAAGCCGCGGCACCCGTCGTGGTACGTCGCCCGCCGCCTCCGAAAATTCCCGACCTCGTCGACCCCCGAAAGGCGTATGGCCGCATCCGGCAAACCTGGATGGCCTCCACGACCCTGAAGGACACGCCGGCGGAGAAGTACCTCGCCGCGCGAGGCATCTGGCTGCAGAACATGCCAAACACGCTGCGTGCGCATCCGCGTATGCCGTACTACGACAAGGTCGCGAAGGCCATCACCGGCTGGCATCCCTGTCTCTTGGCCCCCATCAAGGACAGCCAGGGGCGCATTGCTTCGCTGCACCGAATCTTCGTCAGTCCGACAGGCGGCAAGGCCGACGTGCCCGAAGCCAAGAAGATGATGTCCGCCTGCCATCCTCTGCCCGGGGCAGCCATCAAGTTGTTCCAAGCAGGCGAAGTGCTGGGAGTCGCCGAAGGCATTGAGACCGCACTGGCAGCTCACGCCATCTCGCGCATGCCTGTGTGGGCCTGTGTGTCGGCCACGTTGATGGAATCGGTCGAAATCCCGGCGTCCGTCAGGAAGGTCGTCATCTGGGCTGACCTGGACCGCAGCGGTCGCGGCATCAAGGCTGCAGAGAAGCTGTCGGCCCGTCTGCGCACCGAAGGCAAGGAAGTCGAAATCTGCGTTCCGCAGGGCCCGATTCCTGAGGCCGTCAAGGGCGTCGACTGGCTCGACGTCATGCTGACGGCCGGACTGGAAGGCTACCCACCTCAATGGCAGAAGTGGTCTCCGCCGCCGGAGTACCGCAAGGCCGCTTAA